From Halosolutus amylolyticus, a single genomic window includes:
- a CDS encoding HAD family hydrolase — translation MAAYDAICFDLDSTLCEPSRDAGTLLERTFARAGIDQFCTPAELRAAVPSLPTVETDREFYEHLFAEVASRANVDPGVSSSLANRYLELRDPTAVQFKPGAEAALEHARDRGGVGLITNGGRETQTKKLRALDIEDAFDVRVFTEPSAGIYPKPDTAPFERALSSLEAGPDRTVHVGDSLHADVAGANAMGIDSAWIDTGHGQSADHEPTYELASLETFDRIV, via the coding sequence ATGGCCGCGTACGACGCGATCTGTTTCGACCTCGACAGCACGCTGTGCGAGCCCAGCCGGGACGCCGGGACGCTCCTCGAGCGGACCTTCGCCCGGGCCGGGATCGACCAGTTCTGTACGCCCGCGGAACTCCGGGCAGCCGTGCCGTCGCTGCCGACGGTCGAGACCGATCGCGAGTTCTACGAACACCTCTTCGCCGAAGTCGCGAGCAGGGCGAACGTCGATCCCGGCGTCTCGTCGTCGCTCGCGAACCGATATCTCGAACTGCGGGATCCGACCGCCGTCCAGTTCAAGCCGGGCGCCGAGGCCGCCCTCGAACACGCCCGCGACCGCGGGGGGGTCGGACTCATCACCAACGGCGGCCGGGAGACCCAGACGAAGAAACTCCGGGCGCTAGACATCGAGGACGCCTTCGACGTCCGGGTGTTCACCGAACCGAGTGCTGGGATCTACCCGAAACCCGACACGGCCCCGTTCGAGCGCGCCCTCTCGTCGCTCGAGGCGGGTCCCGATCGGACGGTCCACGTCGGGGACTCCCTGCACGCCGACGTCGCGGGGGCGAACGCGATGGGAATCGATTCGGCCTGGATCGACACCGGCCACGGCCAGTCGGCCGACCACGAACCGACCTACGAACTCGCGTCGCTCGAGACGTTCGATCGGATCGTCTGA
- a CDS encoding SprT-like domain-containing protein produces the protein MTDEEYTIADEIVARARIHAREVCDAHELAIDRDALEWTVSERARRRAGACRWHPDRGAATIVLARRAYEAYDWSEFAAIVRHELVHAWEFQQFGESGHGPRFRDRAAALDAPRHCRSFSEPRYVLRCRDGNCEWEATRHRASKPVKAPDRYRCGVCGGAYEVEHVASGRTWSTASGYGGAKAALGAEW, from the coding sequence GTGACGGACGAGGAGTACACGATCGCGGACGAGATCGTCGCGCGGGCGCGGATCCACGCCCGCGAGGTCTGCGACGCGCACGAACTGGCGATCGATCGCGACGCCCTCGAGTGGACCGTCTCCGAGCGGGCGCGGCGACGCGCCGGGGCGTGTCGCTGGCATCCCGATCGCGGGGCGGCCACGATCGTGCTCGCGCGGCGGGCCTACGAGGCGTACGACTGGTCGGAGTTCGCGGCGATCGTCAGGCACGAACTCGTCCACGCCTGGGAGTTCCAGCAGTTCGGCGAGTCCGGCCACGGGCCGCGGTTTCGCGATCGGGCGGCGGCCCTCGACGCACCGCGACACTGTCGATCGTTCTCGGAGCCGCGGTACGTGCTCCGCTGTCGAGACGGGAACTGCGAGTGGGAAGCGACGCGCCACCGGGCCTCGAAGCCGGTGAAGGCGCCCGATCGGTACCGCTGTGGTGTCTGCGGCGGGGCCTACGAGGTCGAACACGTCGCGAGCGGCCGGACGTGGTCGACGGCGAGCGGCTACGGGGGCGCGAAGGCCGCGCTGGGAGCGGAGTGGTGA
- a CDS encoding DUF6293 family protein has protein sequence MDVVKRVHVVPLGYEYDRIVEPIRDQRADLVYLLEGDHAGRGADDARRGETDGGHTERNATATADYHGELREELASIVPEIRTRECDLTDVYAVLGDVTTIADEHADDQVYVNVSGAGTIPAIGATIACMDVSTNAHAYYVEPSTYAHDGTGEPISFGVDEIESVPTYPIESPTADQVAIMEFLADPAAWDGYHDDRTAPPKKKDLIEYARDNDLSLMADRRSPDERAGEDKGAFRVLDTHVLDPLAEDGYVTIESVGRRRVVELTERGENAYRAFRHKVVDDAGEPR, from the coding sequence ATGGACGTCGTCAAGCGAGTCCACGTCGTGCCGCTGGGCTACGAGTACGATCGGATCGTCGAACCGATCCGGGACCAGCGAGCCGATCTGGTCTACCTGCTCGAGGGCGATCACGCCGGTCGTGGGGCCGACGACGCACGACGGGGCGAGACCGACGGAGGACACACCGAGCGAAACGCGACGGCGACTGCGGACTATCACGGCGAGTTGCGCGAGGAACTCGCGTCGATCGTGCCGGAGATTCGAACCCGGGAGTGTGATCTGACGGACGTCTACGCCGTCCTCGGTGACGTGACGACGATCGCCGACGAGCACGCCGACGATCAGGTGTACGTCAACGTTTCCGGCGCCGGGACGATTCCGGCGATCGGGGCGACGATCGCGTGTATGGACGTCTCGACGAACGCCCACGCTTACTACGTCGAGCCGTCGACGTACGCCCACGACGGGACGGGGGAACCGATCTCGTTCGGCGTCGACGAGATCGAATCGGTGCCGACCTATCCGATCGAGTCGCCGACGGCCGACCAGGTCGCGATCATGGAGTTCCTGGCGGATCCGGCCGCCTGGGACGGGTACCACGACGACCGGACGGCCCCACCGAAGAAGAAGGACCTCATCGAGTACGCACGGGACAACGACCTCTCCCTCATGGCCGATCGGCGCTCGCCCGACGAGCGCGCCGGCGAGGACAAGGGGGCGTTCCGCGTGCTGGACACGCACGTCCTCGACCCGCTCGCCGAGGACGGCTACGTCACGATCGAGTCGGTCGGCCGCCGACGCGTCGTCGAGTTGACCGAGCGGGGCGAAAACGCCTACCGGGCGTTCCGACACAAGGTCGTAGACGACGCCGGCGAGCCACGGTAG
- a CDS encoding 3-dehydroquinate synthase II, whose translation MTRAVWVKADDTVGDWDDRRARITAALEAGADWVLVDEDDVERVRELGDINVAAFRTDGDVTLVDDIEDAEADGEPDARPDAVIVGKEGEGDATIDLPEDFSGSADLSTLRRDGDLDRGAYVRILGKEYEAFAETAAEEADHTIVVGEDWTIIPLENLIARIGEETDLVAGVTSAEEAKTAFETLEIGADSVLLDSDDPDEIRGAVEVRDEAERESLDLEYAEVLDVERVGSADRVCVDTGSLLEHDEGMLVGSMARGLVFVHAETAESPYVASRPFRVNAGAVHAYVRTPDGGTKYLSELQSGDEVQVVDTNGNTREAIVGRVKIEQRPMFRIALETQDGDRVETLLQNAETIKVPTSEGRTAVTDLEAGDELLLYYEDTARHFGEAVEESIIEK comes from the coding sequence ATGACGAGAGCTGTCTGGGTCAAGGCCGACGACACCGTCGGCGACTGGGACGATCGCCGGGCGCGGATCACCGCCGCGCTCGAGGCGGGCGCCGACTGGGTACTGGTCGACGAGGACGACGTCGAGCGCGTTCGCGAACTCGGCGACATCAACGTCGCGGCGTTTCGTACCGACGGCGACGTGACACTGGTCGACGACATCGAGGACGCCGAGGCCGACGGCGAACCGGACGCACGGCCGGACGCGGTCATCGTCGGGAAAGAGGGCGAGGGCGACGCGACGATCGATCTCCCCGAGGACTTCTCGGGATCGGCCGACCTCTCGACGCTGCGTCGCGACGGCGACCTCGATCGGGGTGCCTACGTTCGCATCCTCGGGAAAGAGTACGAGGCGTTCGCCGAGACGGCCGCCGAGGAGGCCGATCACACAATCGTCGTCGGCGAGGACTGGACGATCATCCCGCTGGAGAACCTGATCGCCCGGATCGGCGAGGAGACCGACCTCGTCGCGGGCGTGACCAGCGCCGAGGAAGCCAAGACGGCCTTCGAGACCCTCGAGATCGGGGCCGACTCCGTCCTGCTCGACTCGGACGATCCCGACGAGATCCGGGGCGCGGTCGAGGTTCGCGACGAGGCCGAACGCGAGTCGCTCGACCTCGAGTACGCCGAGGTGCTGGACGTCGAACGCGTCGGCAGCGCCGATCGGGTCTGTGTCGATACGGGCAGCCTGCTCGAACACGACGAGGGGATGCTCGTCGGGTCGATGGCCCGCGGCCTCGTGTTCGTCCACGCCGAGACGGCCGAGTCGCCGTACGTGGCCTCGCGGCCGTTCCGGGTCAACGCGGGCGCGGTTCACGCCTACGTCCGTACCCCCGACGGCGGCACGAAGTACCTCTCGGAACTGCAAAGCGGCGACGAGGTCCAGGTCGTCGATACGAACGGCAACACCCGCGAAGCGATCGTCGGCCGGGTCAAGATCGAACAGCGGCCGATGTTCCGGATCGCCCTCGAGACCCAGGACGGCGATCGGGTCGAGACGCTCCTCCAGAACGCGGAGACGATCAAGGTGCCGACGAGCGAGGGGCGGACGGCCGTCACCGATCTCGAGGCCGGCGACGAACTCCTGCTGTACTACGAGGACACCGCGCGTCACTTCGGCGAGGCCGTCGAGGAGAGTATCATCGAGAAGTAG